AATTGACAGTCTTCAATTAATTATTACAGACTTTCAGTATAACTGAAACCACATGATTAAAAGCAAATGCATAAAAGGGGAAATGAAGGTTGCATGAGGCAGAAGGGTTTTCCCCATCAGTGAGGAACATTGAATCCACATGGCTAACCAGAAGGCAGAtgcaaaataactttattttcttgttttgtactCAACTACTACTTTTTTGAAGAAGTGAAAAATCATTTTTACACATGTTGGCACTGTATGAAGATAAACTATAAAGTTAGATCTGGACTTTTAACTGTAGGTGGTAGCAAAAGTAGTTTCTTGTCTCAAATATTTGTGTTATCATTTGAACTTCACGACTCATTATGGGGTTCTGGCTAAAATTCCTGCTAGTCCAAATTAGCTGTGATAACATGAACTGCTATGTATTTCTTGCATCAGATTTGAGGTAGACTGGGAAATATGTTCTCCtttatatttgtaatatactGAGGTGCTTGCAATGTCCCTCTTTCAGAGAATCCcagcctttccttatattttttttctgtagtgttaTATTTCATGCCTTACCAAAATCAActggggtttttgctttgttttcttgaaaagaCTCAACAGCAAGCACCTTCAGGATGCATGGCTTAATTTAGGAAGTAAGGGTGGGAATTTTAAAAGTGCTTAAGGGGACAGAAGTGGTAGTTTTGTTTGCACTCTGGAGGGCTTCTGCTATGGTTATGGGCAAATAATAACTTAGGCTTTGATAACTGATTTATGTGAGCTTGCTAATGCCACTGTATCTGCACATATACGTACTCAGGCTCCATGTGTGCAAGAGTACTGATGTTTTTCTGGAGGGGTAAGTTATTTTGGTGTTGCCCCATGATAAACTCATGCACATGAGCAGCCACTTGATTCACACCATGGTAAGTTGCTGTGCCCGTACTTTGTTGCTTAAGTACTCTGACATGAAACCCAACAAATATCAGCCCATAATGTTAATATAGAGACATTCAGAATATTGTTCTTGCattgaaagtttttaaaaaaaaaaaaaaaaaaatttaggcaAGAGCACACTaacaattcattttttaaaaataattgtattgaTAATTCTGATAGTGCTCTAATATTAATACCTATGCAGCACTAaagatttttatgtgttttataaATACTTGGGCTATTCCTCTAAATTTTCAAGGTTTgtgttattaaaatatttgacaTAAGTGAAACTTGTTTATATTGGAAATGCATCTTCTTATCGATATATAATCCTTGTTTAATTTGCATaatttaatgtctttttattattttaactcaTAACTTACTATTTTATAAAGCGAGTGATAGACAGTcaagcagagaaactgaaagaACTGGACAAAGAAATCCGTCCCTTCCGACAGAACTGGGAGGAGGCTGACAGTATGAAGAGCAGTGTAGAATCCCTCCAGAACAGAGTAACTGAGCTGGAAAGTGTTGATAAAACTGCAGGGCAAGGAGCTCGAAATACAAGTAAGTGTGAGCACAATGGACTGAAGTACTCAGCAGTGCTGTCAAGAGAAAAATGGTGTCCTTTGAATGGCACTCCCGTTGTGATTTTTATGTGGAAGCATCAATAATGCTGATTCGACTGGGTTTTGAATAGGAAACTGCGTAATCCCTTTGACGTGGCATTGCTTCCGTGCTGTTTCTTAGGCTTGATTCTtgtcttttactttgttttcttgaCCCTTGTCTTGATTACAGTGTTAGTTCActataaataatttctcagttgATCTTTGACAGCTAATagctttcagcagcttctttAACTACAGTCTCGGTATATTGACAAGTAATCTTTTATTACTCTTCTCCCCCATGAATGGATCAACAGGATGGTACCTGAAACCACCTGTCTTGGTATCTGTTACAGAGGTGTATTTGATCCAAAGGAAACTGTGAGATCTGATTGAGAATAAGGTTATTGTTGTGCTTGCTGAATAAAGCGAAAACTGGAGTTTAGCAAGATGTGTAGATCATGTGTAATTGTTTAAATGATTGGGACAAAGAACATTTAAGTAGATCTGTATAAAAGAAACATGCCTTATGAATTCATCTACTTCTCAGAATTCTTTGTTGGCCAATTTTCCAATGTGCAAAGACAGAGAGTAATATCTTCATGTGAGGGAAAGGGGATATTAGAAACAGCCCTCCCTCCAAACTAAATAAGTGACCATATAATGCAGAGCTAAGCttgaattttctgttcttttgtgaTGAACTTTAGACATGTTAACAGCACTACAGTTCAAGTAGTATCTGAGAAGAATATTTTGATAAATCCGGATTGCTTCTGAATTTCAGAGGGATTATGTAGGACATGTGACCACTTCCAAGGTCTTCACTGCCAATAGCAATCTACAGATAGTGCTACCAAGTCTCGTCTCAAAAAATGGAAGGCTCTGTAGTTATATTGCTTAGTGAACACAAAATTTATGTTAGATGATTTCAGTATTTAACTTTTACTGCACGTGTGATTAACACCCATGTTTGTAAAAAATCCCAGCTAACCTAGATACTAGCTGGCAAACTATCGTTTGTGGAAGTTGCTTCATCAGTGGCCAAATGCACTTTGGTTCTTGAGGAGGAAAGTGTTTTCATATACAATAGCAGCATtggcaatattttttctttttttttttttttttttttacagtctttagaaaaaaaaccaacacttttcTCACCCCtgtcctttctgttttctcacaGGCCTGCTAGAGACACAGCTGAGCAGACATGATCAGATGCTGAGTGTTCATGATATTCGGCTGGCTGACATGGACCTCCGATTCCAAGTTTTGGAAACTGCCAGTTACAACGGAGTATTAATTTGGAAAATTCGAGATTATAAACGTCGGAAGCAAGAGGCAGTCATGGGGAAGACTCTGTCCTTGTACAGCCAACCCTTTTATACTGGATACTTTGGCTACAAGATGTGTGCCAGAGTTTACCTTAACGGAGATGGCATGGGAAAGGGGACGCACTTGTCACTGTTTTTTGTCATAATGCGTGGAGAATATGATGCGTTGCTTCCTTGGCCGTTTAAACAGAAAGTGACTCTAATGCTAATGGATCAGGGACCATCTCGGCGCCACTTAGGAGATGCTTTCAAGCCAGATCCAAACAGCAGCAGTTTCAAGAAGCCAACTGGAGAAATGAACATTGCATCTGGCTGCCCAGTCTTTGTGGCTCAAACTGTTCTAGAGAATGGAACGTATATTAAAGATGatactatttttattaaagtCATAGTGGATACTTCAGATCTACCAGACCCCTGACATACGATGGGGGAGGCGGATTAAACAGAAGACAACTCCATTTGGGGGTTTTATATCAGTTTGTCTTCAATCAGAGGTCCTAAAGCTCACAGAACCACCTTGTGGAACAGACGGAAGAGTTTGAAGGCATAACTGCATAGGGTCCAATTGCGAAAGTAGCAACACATTAAGAAATCATACCATGGTATATTTTTTAATAGAACTAGCAACACTTAAGCTCTGAAGAATCACTTATCCCTCATGAGGATAATGATTATGgtcagagaggatttttttttaacttattaatGATCTAGTCAATTGGAGGTGAAAAAACGTACAGTATGTGCTGAATAAATTActgacttttatttctttaagctagaatacaaaaaaaaaaaaacaaaaaaaacaaaaaaaaaccttcacGTGGGCTAGCTGGAAATTGTCAGcatgttaaaagaagaaatgatGAAGTAATGTTGCAATTATGATATTATTTGAAAAACTGAGGTGCAATCTTGTCTGAAATATAGTATATTGTCTTTTTAAGGCCTCATCTGGTCTCTGTTTTAATAATTACTTTGTTGGAAGATCTTGGAAAAGTATCCATGTCTTCTCAAAAGTATCTGAAtcaaaatcatatttttatttaaagttctattgttacagaaaacattttattttaaaactgttgatAGACTGatatttcttggaagaaaaatagaagatATCAAACACTGGTTATCACttgtgataggaaaaaaaacTATTCAATTCTGTTATTTCTCTTTAGAAATGTAAACCTACAATATATGTCGTAGTTAATGACACTAtttcaaaattaaggaaaaatcaCTCATGGATGCTGTGCATCATTATCAGATTTATAATTGTTTTCACCCTAAAATAGGGCATTTGTTGAACTTTGGAGTTCTAAACGGAATcctgtacattttttaaagttctgccCCATGCTTTCCAATCAAGCTATATATGTTGCACATTATGCTGTCAGCAGTATATAGTATTTTCAGTATTGGGGAGGAGGATTAGTGCTGAAAAAAGCCTATATGTTTGTTCTGTACTAGCAGCCATTGCTTCTAAAGGACAAATCAGCAATGTCTTAATACAGTGATGGTGGCTTGCATGCATACATGTGCCTTAGATGTGCCGTGCTGCTTATAAACCATAGCTTTTTATTCAGATTAATTCTGATATCTGAAATGGTAGTTTAAAAGGACTTCAGGCATAATGTTTAGCCATGTCTTCAGAGCGCATAGGTACCTTGCGATGTACAAAATAGAAGCCAAAGCCCATTTCTTTGACTTCTGGAGCTTCTATGACTTGGCCATGGTAGAATCCATCTTATACAGGTGCCAAAACGTTATGCTCAGTGCTCCTATGGAGCTTGGACTAGACAGTCCCCATGGCCACTGTGAAGGCAGGTGACATTTTTCCTCTAATGCCTGTGGTTGTAAGGTGGTATCACATGAAATGGACCCATCTAAGAACTCTGGGGGGCTGCGAATGTATATGCTTATGACAGCTTTTCATAGCAGGCAAGCATCCTAACAGGGAATGCACGGGCTTCTTTCTTATAACAGCCTGAACTGTAGTGGAAAGCATTTGCTAGCCCTGAAACATGCTGATTGCAGCCTGCTGTGTTCATCTGCTTCTTATTTAATAGCCTGTGACAAGCAAGTCTAGAGATATAGCCTGACTGTGGTGCTCTTTAAAATCCAAGAACCACTTAAGCAGAGTGGACTTGCGCCACTGTGTTTTTAGCCTTTGTGGGCTTGAAAGAAAACGTTGCATCTCAGCCTTTAATGTCAGGTTCAATGCGTTTTCTGCTTTTTGAGGCATAGTCACAATTTCTGTCTAAGGTGCAGTTGAATTCATGCCTTTGTATTTCAGCTTGTCTTTGCCGTTGTCTTTTTTGGCTGTGCCTTCACACACAGTGCCTGCAAGAAGTATTTATTAATATACAATGCATGCTAAGTGGTCTTCATGGGTTTCCCAGGCACCTGCTAGAATACTGCCTGCTGCTGACTGTCGCAACTGTCAGCAGCAACTTGTCTTCCTTTTCTTGCCTTCCGTTGTCCAGGTACTGTACTCCCTTTATGGTACATAGCTGTCAACAGGTGCAAGCTCAAATATGGAGGCATGTGCTAGCATTTAATTTCTAGCATGGAAGGAGGACGTTCTGCACAAGAGATAAATATCTATAGATATACCCGCATCTATATCTCTAGATATAATTATATGGCACTTGCAGTTTTATGCAGGCTGCATAAGCAAACCCATCACTTATGCTTTAGGGCGAAGGTTCGCTCAACTTGTGTCATTTTAATAATTGTGAATGTAGGCAGCTGAGCTTTTGTGTTTGTGCATCACAGAATTTTACTGAAAACAGGATTCCCAAGTGGAAATGTCCAAAGGACTCTCCTCCCATTGCCAATGCATGTCTTGTAAACTTAAATGAAACCGTTTGGCCATCTCAAAACAGTTTATATCCTGTTTCAATCTGGGACTTGGAGGAGATTTCTAGTATAAGCAGGGCCCAGCATATTCTGCAGATTTGTGACTACAGTTTCCAACTCCTGTGACAGAATTGCGCTTCTAAATCCAGGCTCtttaaaagaggaggaaaaaagtgtttccagCCTTTGTGATTGAAAGAGAACTTTGAAACATGCGAAAAGTGTAAACTAATAGGGAAGTCTTCCTGAGTCTGTGCACAGCCTAAACTAGTAGCTTTAAGAGATCTGAATATCTCCTCTTAGTGGGATATTGACTCAGAAACTTCATAGAGAAGTTTAAATATGAACACTGCTAACTATATTAATGCCGATCACTGTAGCAGAAACATCAGTCACTGTTGTATTTCACAGATCTCTATGCTGCTTTCCACATCTCCCAAGTGCCAAAAGCACCAGCTGCCAGAATCTTCAGCTTCACTTGGGCAGCTTTTATAATGCAGTAACGTGCTAtcgatataaaaatatttttgcatatatgCTTTTTATCACAGTTAATAAAATGGAGGCCTACtgcacttattttttaaaaatacatgaagctGCCAGAGAATTTCCAGTTTGCCAACCCTGCGTACTGTGAAATCCAGGATCTTGCTACACAAATGTAGACACCGCCTGCTGTGGAATACCTGAAGCCTTGACTGTAACACACCTTTCTCCGCAGAACTCGCAGGCCATCTCTGTAGAGTTCTTACTGTGTACATAGAAATCGGtttcctctgctttccagcaAGGAGTATGTAGCATTTTGTGAAAACAAGGCCACTGTATATTCTCTAAATTGAAAGGAAAAGATAGCTGGTGCTTTACTCAACacttaaataatttaacttttttctctcaTCATTGAAATGCCCTTTATCCTTTTTTCTGTATGTTCCTGACCCAGATATCCGAAGCTTTCTAGGGACTGTCTGTTTAAAGTGATTCATAAGGCAACAGTCTGCCCCCACATATACTCCGGAATCCCGGCTAACTCCTGTGGTATGCCATTATTGCAAGGGGGTCCCAGAGTATTTGCATTACTTTGAACAGAGTTTCTTCAAtggaatctttttttcctctgcttagtAATTCTTAGCAGCACACAACTGAAGTCTCTTGCTGGTATTCTTTCTTAATGATGACGCTCCAAGTTATGTACAAGCCTCTTCCGTTTCCAGCTTTCTCTAGGGAGATTCCAGTGTGTGACAATCTGGATGTTGCCCTTTTTGTACGTTCTTCAGCACAGGGTGAGTGCATCTGTTACCTAGAGAGTCTTGAATTTTAAACAGGATGAAACTATTTGGGTGTTTAAAGACCAACCTGTGATTATGATGCATGACCATGTCTGCATTACTTTTCTGATCTAATTAAAGGGGTCTTGTTTCAGTTACTGTCTACATGGTACACCTTCAACTGCTGACTTACGATATGCAATGTTGTTTTCAGCCTTGTACTGTAAATGTTGTTCTTCACAAAGAGAATGTGCAATAGGAGAAGGGGATGATGGGTGGCataattttgatggaaaaaaaacgTTGTGGGTAACACGCTAGCTCGAAAAACAgtctatttcctttttctgtgggttttcctacttggaaaaggaaagttgaagATATATGCCTGTCTCTGTGCCTGGTGAATTTCTCAAATGCAAAGGTAATCGAGATTTGTGTTAGTTGTAATTTAAGTGTTGAACCCATGAATGTTAGGTTGTGATTGTATCGCTCATGTTTCTTGGCTTTGCCACGATTCTGGTTTGTTGAGATGGAATTTAAAAGCTACCACCTATTTGTATCTGTATTCCATCATGTGGGATAGGCATTTCACCAACAATGCAgggtttctgttgttgttttgtttcatttttaaaacacgGGTGCTGTTTGGTCCAAGACAGAGAAGCATGTGGGGAGTGACAAGAAAAGTTGCCTGCACCACAGAAGAGTGAAAAATGTGACTGCAGTATAGATGCCTTGATATGATTTAACTATGCAAATATACAAATAGGTGAGGGGGAAAAATTCTTGGGTTGCATACCTAATCTCTTTGGTTTTGCTCTGTAAATTACTCGTACATGTGTAGGTACATACATATACGCACAGAcgtgcatgcacatatatatgcaaAGTCTTTTCTTTATGTAGAAGTGATGAAACAAAACCCTTTCCCCCAAGTTATACTTGATCAGTTGGTGCAAATATAACTTGCTGCTGCTAAGGGAGGATCTTGGCTAAGGGCAAACTTTGGATTCACACCTTACAGGTTTGAAGACCTGTATATAGCAAACAAACAGTTTGTTTAGCCTTTCTGAAGACCTTGGAATGTCACCTAGGACACAGGTCCTTCCTCATACTCCGCTAATTTGGAGATTcctgaattttaaacaaaaatagtgaTGGGCAACTTGTTAATTGCAAATGCTTTCCTTT
This region of Accipiter gentilis chromosome 25, bAccGen1.1, whole genome shotgun sequence genomic DNA includes:
- the TRAF3 gene encoding TNF receptor-associated factor 3 isoform X3, with amino-acid sequence MDTSKKTEPPLSVEMVQQRANPDRSPSASIYVPEQGGYKEKFVNAVEDKYKCEKCHLILCNPKQTECGHRFCETCMNALLSSSSPKCTACQESIVKDKVFKDNCCRRELLGLQIYCRNENKGCKEQLSLGQLLMHLKTDCQFEELSCPRADCKEKILRKDLPDHVEKTCKYRETTCKYCKSQVPMIMLQKHEDTDCPCVMVSCPHKCSVKTLMRSERVIDSQAEKLKELDKEIRPFRQNWEEADSMKSSVESLQNRVTELESVDKTAGQGARNTSLLETQLSRHDQMLSVHDIRLADMDLRFQVLETASYNGVLIWKIRDYKRRKQEAVMGKTLSLYSQPFYTGYFGYKMCARVYLNGDGMGKGTHLSLFFVIMRGEYDALLPWPFKQKVTLMLMDQGPSRRHLGDAFKPDPNSSSFKKPTGEMNIASGCPVFVAQTVLENGTYIKDDTIFIKVIVDTSDLPDP